One region of Salvia miltiorrhiza cultivar Shanhuang (shh) chromosome 3, IMPLAD_Smil_shh, whole genome shotgun sequence genomic DNA includes:
- the LOC131016868 gene encoding putative late blight resistance protein homolog R1C-3, producing the protein MAAYAALVSLMHIIDTIEHHHSPPVSIDKQQVESLTQILTFLQEFLESYKSPVADGDEADPLEMRIADAAHAVEDVIESHIVNVIKLGRSSPNEEFLQGYVVDAAHAAEEVNSGEEVSCIDFYEDLQQVIEEMNVIKKEAMETSAEAQLQRKVSSTHAGSLTSSSNVKESMMMGFDDVLLQLLDKLTGGHRNRQIIPIVGMGGIGKTTLARHIFEHALVKQHFDIHAWTTISQTYNVRETLREVLRQVSGDSRNDLSDENELGEKLRKYLWGRRYLIILDDMWSVEVWDKMGVFFPDNNNGSRVIITTRLSNLAAKLTDSNTIGMRFLDDVCSWSLFSKTVFGDEGFPLHLEEIGKKIVGKCKGLPLSIAVIGGLLAKSELTLEYWEHIEENISSIVNSKNDEYCLRVLKLSYDHLPAYLKPCFLYMGMFGEDEIIRVSELMRLWVSEGFLKPIINKSLETVAERYLKELVDRNLILVHRLGAVGNIKY; encoded by the exons ATGGCGGCATATGCAGCCTTGGTTTCTCTTATGCATATCATTGATACAATCGAGCATCACCATTCCCCTCCAGTTTCTATCGACAAACAACAAGTTGAATCTCTCACTCAAATTCTTACCTTTTTGCAGGAATTTCTTGAAAGTTATAAGTCCCCTGTTGCCGATGGAGATGAAGCTGATCCGCTGGAGATGCGTATCGCAGATGCAGCACATGCTGTTGAAGATGTTATCGAATCACATATTGTGAACGTGATTAAACTGGGTAGATCTAGTCCCAACGAA GAATTTCTCCAAGGCTATGTTGTAGATGCAGCTCATGCGGCTGAAGAAGTGAATTCTGGAGAGGAAGTCAGCTGCATCGACTTCTATGAAGATCTACAGCAAGTGATAGAAGAAATGAATGTGATCAAGAAGGAAGCCATGGAGACTTCAGCTGAAGCTCAGCTGCAGAGAAAGGTCTCCTCGACTCATGCTGGCTCCTTGACGTCCTCTTCCAATGTGAAGGAAAGCATGATGATGGGCTTTGATGACGTGTTACTTCAACTCTTGGATAAGCTCACTGGAGGGCACCGCAACCGCCAAATCATCCCTATTGTAGGGATGGGCGGGATTGGTAAAACCACTCTTGCCCGACATATATTTGAGCATGCCCTTGTTAAGCAACATTTTGATATTCATGCGTGGACTACAATTTCTCAAACTTATAATGTTAGAGAAACACTTAGAGAAGTTCTTCGCCAAGTGAGCGGAGATTCGAGGAATGACTTGAGTGATGAGAACGAATTGGGAGAAAAATTGCGCAAGTATTTATGGGGTAGGAGGTATCTCATAATACTAGATGATATGTGGAGTGTGGAGGTGTGGGACAAGATGGGGGTTTTCTTTCCCGATAACAATAATGGGAGTCGAGTAATCATAACAACTAGGCTGTCAAACTTGGCTGCCAAGTTGACAGACTCTAACACCATTGGTATGAGATTCTTAGATGATGTTTGTAGCTGGAGTTTGTTCTCCAAAACTGTATTTGGGGATGAGGGTTTTCCTCTTCATCTCGAGGAAATCGGAAAGAAAATTGTGGGGAAGTGTAAGGGACTTCCTTTGTCGATTGCTGTGATTGGGGGTCTTTTGGCAAAGTCCGAACTTACATTGGAGTATTGGGAGCACATAGAGGAAAACATAAGCTCAATAGTGAATTCTAAGAATGATGAATATTGCTTGAGAGTATTGAAACTGAGCTATGACCATTTGCCTGCTTATCTAAAGCCTTGTTTTTTGTACATGGGGATGTTTGGGGAAGATGAGATAATTAGGGTCTCAGAACTCATGAGGTTATGGGTTTCTGAAGGCTTTCTTAAACCAATAATCAATAAAAGCTTGGAAACAGTTGCCGAAAGGTATTTGAAGGAGCTAGTTGACAGAAACCTCATTCTAGTTCATAGGTTGGGGGCAGTTGGGAATATAAAGTACTGA
- the LOC131016825 gene encoding putative late blight resistance protein homolog R1C-3 isoform X2, with product MNVIKKEAMEIAAEAQLQRKVSSTHAGSLTSSSNVKESMMVGFDDVQLQLLDRLTGGNRNRQIIPITGMGGIGKTTLARHIFEHALVKEHFDIRAWTTISQTYNVRETLRQVLHQVSGDLRSDLSEEDLGVKLRKYLLSRSKYLIILDDMWSLEVWEKMMVFFPVKNDGSRIVVTTRLSNLATELTNSNSIGMRFLDDVCSWSLFSKTVFGDEGFPLHLEEIGKKIVGKCKGLPLSIAVIGGLLAKSELTPEYWEHIAENISSIVNSENDEYCLRVLKLSYDHLPAYLKPCFLYMGVFGEDEEITVAELMRLWVSEGFLKPIINKSSKIIAKEYLKELVDRNLILVHKLGAVGNIKYCKMHDLVRDLSFQEAEKQRFYYVLGQHCPRGINSQRRIVIPRSTSAMTVRDAMETMSSRARSFLCHADTVPELLDFRFLRTLTTDKDSRKHLEENVFQLVNLRYLSARFREGFQIPSSISLLWNLHTLIVFCWGEPMTAPVEIWKMHQLKHLEIVSLGGMYLPDPPSGHSDVFMENLETLKGVIDFNLNEEVVKRIPNIKKLYISYRHKVMERVKCLSYLSKLESLTCIIDDGSDDEYLQSIGFPRSLKNLRLVCGKFHLEEILEKIGSLPLLEKLHLFTGQFATGSWEIVEGQFPSLKYLRLWRCWNMECWTLEGFCLPRLEQLHLEDMDSLEEFPSEIGEIATLKSIQLYKCSESMVVSLKKIVEEQEELQGDPPFHVIVN from the coding sequence ATGAATGTGATTAAGAAGGAAGCCATGGAGATTGCAGCTGAAGCTCAGCTGCAGAGAAAGGTCTCCTCGACTCATGCTGGCTCCTTGACATCCTCTTCCAATGTGAAGGAAAGCATGATGGTGGGCTTTGATGACGTGCAACTTCAACTCTTGGATCGGCTCACTGGAGGGAACCGTAACCGCCAAATCATCCCAATCACAGGGATGGGCGGGattggtaagaccactcttgcccgACATATATTTGAGCATGCCCTTGTTAAGGAGCATTTTGATATTCGTGCATGGACTACAATTTCTCAAACTTATAATGTTAGAGAAACACTTAGACAAGTTCTTCACCAAGTGAGTGGAGATTTGAGGAGTGATCTGAGTGAGGAAGATTTAGGAGTGAAATTACGAAAGTATTTACTGTCTAGGAGCAAGTATCTCATAATattggatgatatgtggagttTAGAGGTGTGGGAAAAGATGATGGTTTTCTTTCCTGTTAAGAATGATGGGAGTCGAATAGTCGTAACAACTAGGCTCTCAAACTTGGCTACTGAGTTGACAAACTCCAACAGCATTGGTATGAGATTTTTAGATGATGTTTGTAGCTGGAGTTTGTTCTCCAAAACTGTATTTGGGGATGAGGGTTTTCCTCTTCATCTCGAGGAAATCGGAAAGAAAATTGTGGGGAAGTGTAAGGGACTTCCTTTGTCGATTGCTGTGATTGGGGGTCTTTTGGCAAAGTCCGAACTTACACCGGAATATTGGGAGCACATAGCGGAAAACATAAGCTCAATAGTGAATTCTGAGAATGATGAATATTGCTTGAGAGTATTGAAACTGAGCTATGACCATTTGCCTGCCTATCTGAAGCCTTGTTTTTTGTACATGGGAGTGTTTGGGGAAGATGAGGAAATTACGGTTGCAGAACTCATGAGGCTATGGGTTTCTGAAGGCTTTCTCAAACCAATAATCAATAAAAGCTCGAAAATAATTGCCAAAGAGTATCTGAAGGAGCTAGTCGATAGAAACCTCATTCTAGTTCATAAGTTGGGGGCAGTTGGGAATATAAAGTACTGCAAAATGCATGATTTAGTGAGAGATCTATCAtttcaagaagctgaaaagcAGAGGTTTTATTATGTGTTAGGGCAACATTGTCCTCGAGGGATAAATAGCCAACGCCGCATTGTTATTCCCAGAAGCACTTCAGCTATGACAGTCCGGGATGCCATGGAAACTATGTCGTCACGTGCTCGTTCTTTCTTATGTCATGCTGATACGGTTCCAGAATTGCTAGATTTCAGATTTTTGAGGACATTGACTACAGATAAGGATTCCAGAAAGCATTTAGAAGAAAATGTGTTTCAATTGGTGAACTTGAGGTACCTTTCAGCTAGATTTCGTGAGGGGTTCCAAATCCCTTCTTCAATTAGTCTGCTCTGGAATCTACACACACTAATTGTTTTTTGTTGGGGTGAACCTATGACTGCACCAGTAGAAATTTGGAAAATGCATCAGCTTAAGCATTTGGAGATCGTAAGTTTAGGAGGAATGTATCTCCCAGATCCTCCGAGTGGGCATAGTGATGTTTTCATGGAGAATCTAGAGACGCTCAAAGGAGTGATTGATTTCAACTTGAATGAAGAAGTGGTTAAGAGAATTCCCAATATCAAGAAACTATATATAAGTTACAGGCATAAAGTAATGGAGAGAGTGAAGTGCCTCAGCTATCTGAGTAAGCTGGAAAGCTTGACGTGCATTATTGATGATGGAAGTGATGATGAGTATCTGCAGAGTATTGGCTTCCCGCGCTCACTCAAGAACCTGCGTCTTGTATGCGGAAAGTTCCATTTGGAGGAAATTCTGGAAAAGATAGGTTCATTACCACTTCTTGAGAAGCTCCATCTGTTCACGGGGCAGTTTGCAACAGGCAGTTGGGAAATAGTTGAAGGCCAATTCCCCAGCCTCAAATACTTGAGATTGTGGCGGTGTTGGAATATGGAATGTTGGACATTAGAGGGCTTCTGCTTGCCACGCCTTGAGCAACTTCATCTAGAGGACATGGATTCGTTGGAGGAGTTCCCTTCAGAAATTGGAGAAATAGCAACACTCAAATCAATTCAATTgtacaaatgcagtgaatcaatGGTTGTGTCTTTGAAAAAGATAGTAGAGGAACAAGAGGAATTACAAGGGGACCCACCCTTTCATGTTATAGTTAATTGA
- the LOC131016825 gene encoding putative late blight resistance protein homolog R1C-3 isoform X1 — protein sequence MAAYAALVSLMHIIDTIEHHHSPPVSIDKQQVESLTRIVTSLQEFLEGYKSPVADGDEADPLEMRIADAAYKAEDVIESHILDVIKLGRSCPNEIFLQGYVVDAAHAAEAVNSREEVSCIDFYQDLQKVIEEMNVIKKEAMEIAAEAQLQRKVSSTHAGSLTSSSNVKESMMVGFDDVQLQLLDRLTGGNRNRQIIPITGMGGIGKTTLARHIFEHALVKEHFDIRAWTTISQTYNVRETLRQVLHQVSGDLRSDLSEEDLGVKLRKYLLSRSKYLIILDDMWSLEVWEKMMVFFPVKNDGSRIVVTTRLSNLATELTNSNSIGMRFLDDVCSWSLFSKTVFGDEGFPLHLEEIGKKIVGKCKGLPLSIAVIGGLLAKSELTPEYWEHIAENISSIVNSENDEYCLRVLKLSYDHLPAYLKPCFLYMGVFGEDEEITVAELMRLWVSEGFLKPIINKSSKIIAKEYLKELVDRNLILVHKLGAVGNIKYCKMHDLVRDLSFQEAEKQRFYYVLGQHCPRGINSQRRIVIPRSTSAMTVRDAMETMSSRARSFLCHADTVPELLDFRFLRTLTTDKDSRKHLEENVFQLVNLRYLSARFREGFQIPSSISLLWNLHTLIVFCWGEPMTAPVEIWKMHQLKHLEIVSLGGMYLPDPPSGHSDVFMENLETLKGVIDFNLNEEVVKRIPNIKKLYISYRHKVMERVKCLSYLSKLESLTCIIDDGSDDEYLQSIGFPRSLKNLRLVCGKFHLEEILEKIGSLPLLEKLHLFTGQFATGSWEIVEGQFPSLKYLRLWRCWNMECWTLEGFCLPRLEQLHLEDMDSLEEFPSEIGEIATLKSIQLYKCSESMVVSLKKIVEEQEELQGDPPFHVIVN from the exons ATGGCGGCATATGCAGCCTTGGTTTCTCTTATGCATATCATCGATACGATCGAGCATCACCATTCCCCTCCAGTTTCTATCGACAAACAACAAGTTGAATCTCTCACTCGAATTGTTACCTCTTTGCAGGAATTTCTTGAAGGTTATAAGTCCCCTGTTGCTGACGGAGATGAAGCTGATCCGCTGGAGATGCGTATCGCAGATGCAGCTTATAAGGCTGAAGATGTTATCGAATCACATATTCTGGATGTGATTAAACTGGGTAGATCTTGTCCCAATGAA ATATTTCTCCAAGGCTATGTTGTAGATGCAGCTCATGCGGCTGAAGCAGTGAATTCTAGAGAGGAAGTCAGTTGCATCGACTTCTATCAAGATCTACAGAAAGTGATTGAAGAAATGAATGTGATTAAGAAGGAAGCCATGGAGATTGCAGCTGAAGCTCAGCTGCAGAGAAAGGTCTCCTCGACTCATGCTGGCTCCTTGACATCCTCTTCCAATGTGAAGGAAAGCATGATGGTGGGCTTTGATGACGTGCAACTTCAACTCTTGGATCGGCTCACTGGAGGGAACCGTAACCGCCAAATCATCCCAATCACAGGGATGGGCGGGattggtaagaccactcttgcccgACATATATTTGAGCATGCCCTTGTTAAGGAGCATTTTGATATTCGTGCATGGACTACAATTTCTCAAACTTATAATGTTAGAGAAACACTTAGACAAGTTCTTCACCAAGTGAGTGGAGATTTGAGGAGTGATCTGAGTGAGGAAGATTTAGGAGTGAAATTACGAAAGTATTTACTGTCTAGGAGCAAGTATCTCATAATattggatgatatgtggagttTAGAGGTGTGGGAAAAGATGATGGTTTTCTTTCCTGTTAAGAATGATGGGAGTCGAATAGTCGTAACAACTAGGCTCTCAAACTTGGCTACTGAGTTGACAAACTCCAACAGCATTGGTATGAGATTTTTAGATGATGTTTGTAGCTGGAGTTTGTTCTCCAAAACTGTATTTGGGGATGAGGGTTTTCCTCTTCATCTCGAGGAAATCGGAAAGAAAATTGTGGGGAAGTGTAAGGGACTTCCTTTGTCGATTGCTGTGATTGGGGGTCTTTTGGCAAAGTCCGAACTTACACCGGAATATTGGGAGCACATAGCGGAAAACATAAGCTCAATAGTGAATTCTGAGAATGATGAATATTGCTTGAGAGTATTGAAACTGAGCTATGACCATTTGCCTGCCTATCTGAAGCCTTGTTTTTTGTACATGGGAGTGTTTGGGGAAGATGAGGAAATTACGGTTGCAGAACTCATGAGGCTATGGGTTTCTGAAGGCTTTCTCAAACCAATAATCAATAAAAGCTCGAAAATAATTGCCAAAGAGTATCTGAAGGAGCTAGTCGATAGAAACCTCATTCTAGTTCATAAGTTGGGGGCAGTTGGGAATATAAAGTACTGCAAAATGCATGATTTAGTGAGAGATCTATCAtttcaagaagctgaaaagcAGAGGTTTTATTATGTGTTAGGGCAACATTGTCCTCGAGGGATAAATAGCCAACGCCGCATTGTTATTCCCAGAAGCACTTCAGCTATGACAGTCCGGGATGCCATGGAAACTATGTCGTCACGTGCTCGTTCTTTCTTATGTCATGCTGATACGGTTCCAGAATTGCTAGATTTCAGATTTTTGAGGACATTGACTACAGATAAGGATTCCAGAAAGCATTTAGAAGAAAATGTGTTTCAATTGGTGAACTTGAGGTACCTTTCAGCTAGATTTCGTGAGGGGTTCCAAATCCCTTCTTCAATTAGTCTGCTCTGGAATCTACACACACTAATTGTTTTTTGTTGGGGTGAACCTATGACTGCACCAGTAGAAATTTGGAAAATGCATCAGCTTAAGCATTTGGAGATCGTAAGTTTAGGAGGAATGTATCTCCCAGATCCTCCGAGTGGGCATAGTGATGTTTTCATGGAGAATCTAGAGACGCTCAAAGGAGTGATTGATTTCAACTTGAATGAAGAAGTGGTTAAGAGAATTCCCAATATCAAGAAACTATATATAAGTTACAGGCATAAAGTAATGGAGAGAGTGAAGTGCCTCAGCTATCTGAGTAAGCTGGAAAGCTTGACGTGCATTATTGATGATGGAAGTGATGATGAGTATCTGCAGAGTATTGGCTTCCCGCGCTCACTCAAGAACCTGCGTCTTGTATGCGGAAAGTTCCATTTGGAGGAAATTCTGGAAAAGATAGGTTCATTACCACTTCTTGAGAAGCTCCATCTGTTCACGGGGCAGTTTGCAACAGGCAGTTGGGAAATAGTTGAAGGCCAATTCCCCAGCCTCAAATACTTGAGATTGTGGCGGTGTTGGAATATGGAATGTTGGACATTAGAGGGCTTCTGCTTGCCACGCCTTGAGCAACTTCATCTAGAGGACATGGATTCGTTGGAGGAGTTCCCTTCAGAAATTGGAGAAATAGCAACACTCAAATCAATTCAATTgtacaaatgcagtgaatcaatGGTTGTGTCTTTGAAAAAGATAGTAGAGGAACAAGAGGAATTACAAGGGGACCCACCCTTTCATGTTATAGTTAATTGA